The genomic DNA GGCTTCATCTTGTGTCCATCCGGCTGGACTGGCTTTGAGAATTTCTTCAACATCTTGGGGTAGTTTATTATCTTTGAGCGCCTGTATAGCAATTTCTTTATCTCGGTCAGTCACTAATAAGTTTTGCAAATCGGTGCTGTAATACTCATATAATTCTGCTGTTTGATTAGATTTTAGCTTTAGTTTATCTATGGCTAAATTTTGAGCTTTATTAAGAGCAATTGCATCCACTGTTTTTTGCGATCTATGGAGTTGCTCCAAATAAACAATCGCTGCTTCCAGGTTGTCGAATATGGTTCTTCCGGCTTCTACCTGCTGCTGATTTTGAGAAAGTTGTTGTGTTAATTCTAATACTGTTTCAGTTAATGCTGAAGAGACAGTCGATTGCTCAATATAATCAAAAATTGATGAAATGGCTCTCTTCTCTAGATATGATTGTAACTCATTCGCAAGCACTGCATTCAGGTCATTAAATGTAGCTTTAGCTGTAACAAGCTGCTCTTTGTATTGAGAAAGTTGTTGCGTTAATTCTAATACTGCTTCAGTTAAGGCTGACTCGACAGTTGATTGCTCAATATAATCATATATTGATAAGATAGCTTTCTTCTCTGCATGGGATTGCAACTCAGCCGTCAACGCTGTTTCAAAGTCATTGAATGTAGTTTTCGCTTCAACTAACTGCTGATGATATTGAGAAATTTGCTGTGTTAATCCTAATACTGTTTCAGTTAAAGCTGACTCGATAGTTGATTGCTCAATATAATCATATATTGATAAAATAGCTCTCTTCTCTGGATGAGATTGTAACTCAGCCGTCAATGCTTCATCAAAGTCATTAAATGTAGTTTTCGCTTCAAGTAGCTGCTGATGATATTGAGACAGTTGCTCTGTTAATCCTAATACTGCTTGGCTTAAAGCAGATTCGATAGTTGATTGCTCAATATAATCAGAGATTGACAAAATGGCTTTTTTCTCTGCGTGGGATTGCAACTCAGTCGTTAACCCTGTTTCAAAGTCATTGAATGCAGTTTTAGCTCGAAGGAGTTGCTGCCGATAAATAGATAGTTGTTCTGTTAATTGTGGCAACGTTTCAGCTAAAGTATCATCAACTGCTGACTGTTCAATAAAGTTAGAGATTGTATTTATGAGTTCTGAACTGGCTTGTTGTTCTGCATCTGATTTAGCTGGATTTATCTGGTGTTTATTTTCAGCTATAGCTTGAGCTTTTTTCGGGAATATGGTTGGTATTAGCTCTTGATTAAGTTGGCTGTTATCTACAGAATCTAAGAAATTATTTAAGTGTTTAATTTCGCTATCGTCCCGTTTGGGGTCGTAATTTATCCCCAATTCTGTCT from Nostoc punctiforme PCC 73102 includes the following:
- a CDS encoding relaxase/mobilization nuclease domain-containing protein — its product is MITKVKANKSFRGTTKYVLEKEKAKIIGGNMYGRSTNELVDQFTLSAHLNPQLKDPCYHLMLSVPKSDRTLNDDELANLSQRHLASVIVLSRLQGDESQVKQPEKRISDTKLKQLVDDFIESELPAYDFFIARHSDKEHDHTHIVASRVNNLDGKSIRTWNNYAHSEHSARLLEREFQLTQVQSSWESKQKAMTRNQLERVECDGLPGEEIMRRAIEQVAVNKPTMPQLIEQLWREYHVKAVVSYYGHGGVRGIKFGIDVGSVNEDGSPRFLWKQGGNLNKYKCSFTKLQTELGINYDPKRDDSEIKHLNNFLDSVDNSQLNQELIPTIFPKKAQAIAENKHQINPAKSDAEQQASSELINTISNFIEQSAVDDTLAETLPQLTEQLSIYRQQLLRAKTAFNDFETGLTTELQSHAEKKAILSISDYIEQSTIESALSQAVLGLTEQLSQYHQQLLEAKTTFNDFDEALTAELQSHPEKRAILSIYDYIEQSTIESALTETVLGLTQQISQYHQQLVEAKTTFNDFETALTAELQSHAEKKAILSIYDYIEQSTVESALTEAVLELTQQLSQYKEQLVTAKATFNDLNAVLANELQSYLEKRAISSIFDYIEQSTVSSALTETVLELTQQLSQNQQQVEAGRTIFDNLEAAIVYLEQLHRSQKTVDAIALNKAQNLAIDKLKLKSNQTAELYEYYSTDLQNLLVTDRDKEIAIQALKDNKLPQDVEEILKASPAGWTQDEARELVLIASNQLATQKSEPENSLTEKQRQEQELLAIAVPIAVELINWQLKESSENSLRFKRATLEKQGKELVFTHDERGEIFRVAVNRNHSGKLEYSPINVGEIEREDIQLWQKAERILQQIIEEKRQQERRQSKGISL